A genomic stretch from Falco cherrug isolate bFalChe1 chromosome 1, bFalChe1.pri, whole genome shotgun sequence includes:
- the LIF gene encoding leukemia inhibitory factor isoform X2: protein MKFVPAGVVPFVALLLLQRRPVAGRALLVTGPGCPGHGLCRSNVQEQTRRQVALLNATAQDLFSLYLKCQGEPFSSETEKLCNPSSIFFPAFRVNRTSERKEVMVAMYKLFAFLNASLGNITRDQEELNPTAKELLDRLHNTTKTTRGLISNLTCLLCKNYNVFQVDVSYGESSKGKSAFKKKQQGCQVLRKYVQVIAQAARILLPHLSPP, encoded by the exons ATGAAGTTCGTGCcggcag GCGTTGTGCCCTTCgtggccctgctcctgctgcagcggCGGCCGGTGGCTGGTCGGGCGCTGCTGGTCACCGGCCCCGGCTGCCCCGGTCACGGCTTGTGCCGCTCCAATGTCCAGGAGCAGACCCGCAGGCAGGTCGCGCTGCTCAATGCCACCGCCCAGGACCTCTTCAGCCTCTAC ctgaAGTGCCAGGGAGAGCCGTTCAGCAGTGAGACCGAAAAGCTCTGCAaccccagcagcatcttctTCCCCGCTTTCCGTGTCAACCGGACGAGTGAGAGGAAGGAGGTCATGGTGGCCATGTACAAGCTCTTCGCTTTCCTCAACGCCTCACTGGGGAACATCACACGCGACCAGGAGGAGCTCAACCCCACAGCCAAGGAACTCCTTGACCGGCTCCACAACACCACCAAGACCACCCGGGGCCTCATCTCCAACCTCACCTGCCTCCTCTGCAAGAACTACAACGTCTTCCAGGTGGACGTCAGCTACGGGGAGAGCTCCAAGGGCAAGAGCGCCTTCaagaagaagcagcagggctgccaggtGCTCAGGAAGTACGTGCAGGTCATCGCCCAGGCAGCTCGCATCCTCCTACCTCATCTCAGCCCCCCATGA
- the LIF gene encoding leukemia inhibitory factor isoform X1, with amino-acid sequence MGPSARQSGWPGGCRWNRTPSRAGWGAPLGDALHHGGTSSGTVPTDHRRLGPHRDAHLSPRTGVVPFVALLLLQRRPVAGRALLVTGPGCPGHGLCRSNVQEQTRRQVALLNATAQDLFSLYLKCQGEPFSSETEKLCNPSSIFFPAFRVNRTSERKEVMVAMYKLFAFLNASLGNITRDQEELNPTAKELLDRLHNTTKTTRGLISNLTCLLCKNYNVFQVDVSYGESSKGKSAFKKKQQGCQVLRKYVQVIAQAARILLPHLSPP; translated from the exons ATGGGACCCTCGGCACGGCAAAGCGGGTGGCCCGGGGGCTGCCGGTGGAACCGGACCCCTAGCCgagcagggtggggggcacccCTGGGGGATGCTCTGCATCATGGGGGCACCAGCAGCGGCACGGTTCCCACGGACCACCGCCGTCTGGGTCCCCACCGTGACGCTCACCTCTCTCCCCGCACAGGCGTTGTGCCCTTCgtggccctgctcctgctgcagcggCGGCCGGTGGCTGGTCGGGCGCTGCTGGTCACCGGCCCCGGCTGCCCCGGTCACGGCTTGTGCCGCTCCAATGTCCAGGAGCAGACCCGCAGGCAGGTCGCGCTGCTCAATGCCACCGCCCAGGACCTCTTCAGCCTCTAC ctgaAGTGCCAGGGAGAGCCGTTCAGCAGTGAGACCGAAAAGCTCTGCAaccccagcagcatcttctTCCCCGCTTTCCGTGTCAACCGGACGAGTGAGAGGAAGGAGGTCATGGTGGCCATGTACAAGCTCTTCGCTTTCCTCAACGCCTCACTGGGGAACATCACACGCGACCAGGAGGAGCTCAACCCCACAGCCAAGGAACTCCTTGACCGGCTCCACAACACCACCAAGACCACCCGGGGCCTCATCTCCAACCTCACCTGCCTCCTCTGCAAGAACTACAACGTCTTCCAGGTGGACGTCAGCTACGGGGAGAGCTCCAAGGGCAAGAGCGCCTTCaagaagaagcagcagggctgccaggtGCTCAGGAAGTACGTGCAGGTCATCGCCCAGGCAGCTCGCATCCTCCTACCTCATCTCAGCCCCCCATGA